The Acidimicrobiales bacterium genome window below encodes:
- a CDS encoding amidohydrolase, with amino-acid sequence MTPSPAELPPPGPRALEHPALAAAVAEVEAELVALRRDLHAHPEPSWEEHRTTEVVAATLAAAGLSPVPAATPTGLLCDVGDRPEMGTPLVVLRADLDALRMPDVKDVPYRSTVPGVCHACGHDVHTAAAVGAAMALARVLPPGCGRVRVVFQPAEESIPSGARALAEAGTVAGAGAVFALHCDPQVPIGQVGLSAGPITSASDMVEITLRGPGGHTARPHRTADLVNVAARLAVDLPAALDRLTDPRDGVNLTFGALLAGDAANVIPAEAVLRGSLRATARSGWEQAARLLPGLVAGVADTRGATWSLDHRVGSPPMENDPWATEVMGRAAGAVLGATRVRPTRQSGGGEDFSWLCEEAPGAFLRLGVTAPGVEPVDIHTAAFDVDEAAVGLGARLLAGAAVEALVALAAARRP; translated from the coding sequence GTGACCCCCTCGCCGGCCGAGCTCCCCCCGCCCGGGCCCCGGGCCCTCGAGCACCCGGCGCTGGCCGCCGCCGTGGCCGAGGTGGAGGCCGAGCTGGTGGCCCTGCGCCGCGACCTGCACGCCCACCCGGAGCCCTCCTGGGAGGAGCACCGCACCACCGAGGTGGTGGCGGCCACCCTGGCCGCCGCCGGCCTGTCCCCGGTCCCGGCGGCCACCCCCACCGGGTTGCTGTGCGACGTGGGCGACCGGCCCGAGATGGGCACCCCGCTGGTGGTGCTGCGGGCCGACCTCGACGCCCTGCGCATGCCGGACGTGAAGGACGTGCCCTACCGGTCGACCGTCCCCGGGGTGTGCCACGCCTGCGGCCACGACGTCCACACCGCGGCGGCGGTGGGGGCGGCCATGGCCCTGGCCCGGGTCCTGCCCCCCGGGTGCGGGCGGGTGCGGGTGGTGTTCCAGCCGGCCGAGGAGTCCATCCCGTCCGGGGCTCGGGCCCTGGCCGAGGCCGGGACCGTGGCCGGCGCCGGCGCCGTGTTCGCCCTCCACTGCGACCCCCAGGTGCCGATCGGCCAGGTCGGCCTGTCGGCCGGCCCCATCACCTCGGCCTCGGACATGGTGGAGATCACCCTCCGGGGCCCCGGGGGCCACACCGCCCGGCCCCACCGGACCGCCGACCTGGTCAACGTGGCCGCCCGCCTGGCCGTCGACCTGCCGGCCGCCCTGGACCGGCTGACCGACCCCCGGGACGGGGTGAACCTGACCTTCGGCGCCCTCCTGGCCGGCGACGCCGCCAACGTCATCCCGGCCGAGGCCGTGCTGCGGGGCTCGCTGCGGGCCACGGCCCGCTCCGGCTGGGAGCAGGCCGCCCGGCTGCTGCCCGGCCTGGTGGCCGGCGTGGCCGACACGCGGGGCGCCACCTGGTCGCTGGACCACCGGGTGGGGTCGCCGCCCATGGAGAACGACCCGTGGGCCACCGAGGTCATGGGCCGGGCCGCCGGGGCGGTCCTGGGCGCCACCCGGGTGCGACCCACCCGCCAGAGCGGCGGCGGGGAGGACTTCTCGTGGCTGTGCGAGGAGGCCCCGGGCGCCTTCCTCCGCCTGGGCGTGACCGCGCCGGGGGTCGAGCCGGTCGACATCCACACCGCCGCCTTCGACGTGGACGAGGCCGCCGTCGGCCTGGGTGCCCGCCTGCTGGCCGGCGCGGCGGTGGAGGCCCTCGTCGCCCTGGCGGCCGCCCGCCGCCCATGA
- a CDS encoding glutamate--cysteine ligase: MDIDFNSSPGPSLGVEVELELVDAVTGELVSAATPILAELGAGHPDGAHPKAKHELFECTVEIITGVCGSVAEVRSDLQATLDEVTAAAERRGLAVMCSGTHPFSSWHDQQVSPDARYDRLIEEMQWMARRLQIFGVHVHVGVRSRQKAVVIANALAGTIPHLLALTASSPFWEGRDTGLASSRSKVFEGLPTAGLPAELESWEEFEQFMETLVSSAAISTVREVWWDIRPHPDFGTIELRMCDGIPTLSEITAVAALAQCLVTDLDDRFDRGEPLTRPREWVLRQNKWRAGRHGLDAEIIVDESGAQQPMRQAVRDLVARMAPVADRLGCGPELARIEEIVAGGASYARQRAAVPAGAMGAGGLQPVVDLLVAELASDTPGVLPSIP; encoded by the coding sequence GTGGACATCGACTTCAACAGCTCGCCGGGGCCCAGCCTGGGCGTCGAGGTGGAGCTGGAGCTGGTCGACGCCGTGACCGGGGAGCTGGTCAGCGCGGCCACCCCCATCCTGGCCGAGCTGGGGGCCGGCCACCCCGACGGGGCCCACCCCAAGGCCAAGCACGAGCTGTTCGAGTGCACCGTCGAGATCATCACCGGGGTGTGCGGCTCGGTGGCCGAGGTCCGGTCCGACCTCCAGGCCACCCTGGACGAGGTGACCGCCGCCGCCGAGCGCCGGGGCCTGGCCGTGATGTGCTCGGGCACCCACCCCTTCTCCTCGTGGCACGACCAGCAGGTCAGCCCCGATGCCCGCTACGACCGGCTCATCGAGGAGATGCAGTGGATGGCTCGGCGCCTGCAGATCTTCGGGGTCCACGTGCACGTCGGCGTCCGGAGCCGGCAGAAGGCGGTGGTCATCGCCAACGCCCTGGCCGGCACCATCCCCCACCTGCTGGCCCTCACCGCCTCCAGCCCGTTCTGGGAGGGGCGCGACACCGGCCTGGCCTCGTCCCGCAGCAAGGTGTTCGAGGGGTTGCCCACCGCCGGCCTGCCGGCCGAGCTGGAGAGCTGGGAGGAGTTCGAGCAGTTCATGGAGACCCTCGTCTCCTCGGCCGCCATCTCCACCGTGCGGGAGGTCTGGTGGGACATCCGCCCCCACCCCGACTTCGGCACCATCGAGCTGCGCATGTGTGACGGCATCCCCACCCTCTCGGAGATCACCGCGGTGGCCGCCCTGGCCCAGTGCCTGGTCACCGACCTCGACGACCGGTTCGATCGGGGCGAGCCGCTGACCCGCCCCCGCGAGTGGGTGCTCCGGCAGAACAAGTGGCGGGCCGGCCGCCACGGCCTCGACGCCGAGATCATCGTGGACGAGTCCGGGGCCCAGCAGCCGATGCGCCAGGCCGTGCGCGACCTGGTGGCCCGCATGGCCCCGGTGGCCGACCGGCTGGGCTGCGGGCCCGAGCTGGCCCGGATCGAGGAGATCGTCGCCGGCGGGGCCAGCTACGCCCGGCAGCGGGCCGCGGTGCCGGCCGGGGCCATGGGGGCCGGCGGCCTCCAGCCGGTGGTCGACCTCCTGGTGGCCGAGCTGGCGTCGGACACCCCTGGCGTGCTGCCCTCGATCCCGTGA
- the ruvB gene encoding Holliday junction branch migration DNA helicase RuvB, with protein MRDELLGDAAGDGEALLAPGPVEGEEAAEAGLRPRRLDDFVGQAELKEHLSIILEAARRRGQAADHLLFAGPPGLGKTTLAGIVAAEVDVALHVTSGPALERAGDLAAILSQLADGDVLFIDEIHRLSRAVEEVLYPAMEDFVVDIVLGKGPAARTIRIDVPRFTLVGATTRTGLITGPLRDRFGLVARLDYYEPADLEAIVLRAATILDVVIDPEGAREIAGRARGTPRIANRLLRRVRDYADVRGSGAVDLAAARTGLSVFGVDERGLDKVDRAVLTALCTRFGGGPVGLSTLAISVSEPTETVEDVHEPFLIREGLLMRTPRGRVATPAAWAHLGLVVPRSAPGDPTPPPGLFG; from the coding sequence GTGAGGGACGAGCTGCTGGGCGACGCCGCCGGCGACGGCGAGGCCCTCCTGGCCCCCGGCCCGGTGGAGGGCGAGGAGGCGGCCGAGGCCGGCCTCCGCCCCCGCCGCCTGGACGACTTCGTGGGCCAGGCCGAGCTCAAGGAGCACCTGAGCATCATCCTGGAGGCGGCCCGCCGCCGGGGCCAGGCCGCCGACCACCTGCTCTTCGCCGGCCCTCCGGGGCTGGGCAAGACCACCCTGGCCGGGATCGTGGCCGCCGAGGTGGACGTGGCCCTGCACGTCACGTCGGGGCCGGCCCTGGAGCGGGCCGGCGACCTGGCCGCCATCCTGAGCCAGCTGGCCGACGGGGACGTGCTCTTCATCGACGAGATCCACCGCCTGTCCCGGGCCGTCGAGGAGGTGCTGTACCCGGCCATGGAGGACTTCGTGGTCGACATCGTGCTGGGCAAGGGCCCGGCGGCCCGCACCATCCGCATCGACGTCCCCCGCTTCACCCTGGTGGGGGCCACCACCCGCACCGGCCTCATCACCGGCCCGCTGCGCGACCGCTTCGGCCTGGTGGCCCGGCTGGACTACTACGAGCCCGCCGACCTGGAGGCCATCGTGCTGCGGGCGGCCACCATCCTGGACGTGGTCATCGACCCCGAGGGGGCCCGGGAGATCGCCGGCCGGGCCCGGGGCACGCCCCGCATCGCCAACCGCCTGCTGCGCCGGGTCCGCGACTACGCCGATGTGCGGGGCTCGGGGGCCGTCGACCTGGCCGCGGCCCGCACCGGCCTGTCGGTGTTCGGGGTGGACGAGCGGGGGCTCGACAAGGTGGACCGGGCCGTGCTCACCGCCCTGTGCACCCGCTTCGGCGGGGGACCGGTCGGCCTCTCGACCCTGGCCATCAGCGTGTCGGAGCCCACCGAGACCGTCGAGGACGTGCACGAGCCCTTCCTCATCCGCGAGGGCCTGCTGATGCGCACCCCCCGGGGCCGGGTGGCCACCCCGGCGGCCTGGGCCCACCTCGGCCTGGTCGTCCCTCGCTCCGCCCCCGGCGACCCGACCCCGCCCCCCGGCCTTTTCGGCTAG
- the ruvA gene encoding Holliday junction branch migration protein RuvA, producing MIGSLHGTLAERGADGELLVEVGGVGYRVVAGPATTARLGDVGAQVHVWTHHHVREDAQVLYGFATRDERVAFEALISAHGVGPALALAILSVHEPLALRRVLADDDVSALCLVPGVGKKTAARLLVELKSRLDLPVGDVAAAVAAGSGASNGSSVPSARADVRDALAALGYGPDEIAEATRDLPEGDDVPALVRDALRRLVARR from the coding sequence ATGATCGGATCGCTGCACGGCACCCTGGCCGAGAGGGGAGCCGACGGCGAGTTGCTGGTCGAGGTGGGAGGCGTGGGCTACCGGGTGGTGGCCGGGCCGGCGACCACGGCCCGGTTGGGGGACGTGGGCGCCCAGGTCCACGTGTGGACCCACCACCACGTGCGGGAGGACGCCCAGGTCCTCTACGGCTTCGCCACCCGTGACGAGCGGGTGGCCTTCGAGGCCCTGATCTCGGCCCACGGCGTGGGCCCGGCTCTGGCCCTGGCCATCCTCTCGGTGCACGAGCCGCTGGCCCTGCGCCGGGTCCTGGCCGACGACGACGTGTCGGCCCTGTGCCTGGTGCCCGGGGTGGGCAAGAAGACCGCGGCCCGCCTCCTGGTCGAGCTCAAGTCCCGGCTGGACCTGCCGGTGGGCGACGTGGCCGCCGCGGTGGCGGCCGGCTCGGGCGCCAGCAATGGGAGCTCGGTCCCGTCGGCCCGGGCCGACGTGCGCGACGCCCTGGCCGCCCTGGGCTACGGGCCCGACGAGATCGCCGAGGCCACCCGGGACCTGCCCGAGGGCGACGACGTGCCGGCCCTGGTCCGCGACGCCCTGCGCCGCCTGGTGGCCCGCCGGTGA
- the ruvC gene encoding crossover junction endodeoxyribonuclease RuvC, with the protein MFVLGIDPGLSRCGYACLEPGPRGARARAVGVIRTDPATPLPARLAELQAELRALLAETAPAVVSIERVFFQVNVRTAMAVGQASGLAMAEAHAAGAEVVQYTPTQVKQAVAGDGRADKDQVGRMVQTLLGLAEAPRPADAADAAALALCHLAHAPLRRVVAGPRG; encoded by the coding sequence GTGTTCGTCCTCGGCATCGACCCCGGCCTGTCGCGTTGCGGCTACGCCTGCCTGGAGCCCGGGCCCCGGGGCGCCCGCGCCCGGGCCGTGGGGGTGATCCGCACCGACCCGGCCACCCCCCTCCCGGCCCGACTGGCCGAGCTGCAGGCCGAGCTGCGGGCCCTGCTGGCCGAGACCGCACCGGCGGTGGTGTCCATCGAGCGGGTGTTCTTCCAGGTCAACGTGCGCACGGCCATGGCCGTGGGGCAGGCCAGCGGGCTGGCCATGGCCGAGGCCCACGCCGCCGGGGCCGAGGTCGTGCAGTACACCCCGACCCAGGTCAAGCAGGCCGTGGCCGGCGACGGGCGGGCCGACAAGGACCAGGTGGGGCGCATGGTCCAGACCCTCCTGGGGCTGGCCGAGGCGCCCCGCCCCGCCGATGCCGCCGACGCCGCCGCCCTGGCCCTCTGCCACCTGGCCCACGCCCCGCTGCGGCGGGTGGTCGCCGGTCCTCGGGGCTGA
- a CDS encoding ABC transporter ATP-binding protein, with protein sequence MAPSVPTSPPVVALADVRRRFDRVEALRGLSLTVAPGTITVLLGPNGAGKTTAIRMVTGALDADSGAVRVFGVDPSDPTHGEDVRRRCGVVSAKPALYDRLSGRDNLRYAAELYGMGWSAATRQRVVEAATRFGIQGSLDAQVGGYSTGMKTRLALARSVLHRPDLLLFDEPTSGLDPESSQAVLRMIKEMAEDGTTIIMCTHLLLEAEGLAEQVVVIEGGLDIASGPPDELMRRYWPDDSVRLGAEDPAAMAGLAELPGVRRVTPVPGAGHEVDVDVDDLRRVPEIVVALTTRGARLTRVTPHQRSLEELYFAVRRPHLATTPSPSDGLAPEGLPVAPDVVRPESEPQEAGIS encoded by the coding sequence ATGGCCCCCTCCGTCCCCACCTCCCCGCCGGTCGTGGCCCTGGCCGACGTCCGGCGCCGCTTCGACCGGGTCGAGGCCCTGCGAGGCCTCTCCCTCACCGTCGCCCCGGGCACCATCACCGTGCTGCTCGGCCCCAACGGCGCCGGCAAGACCACCGCCATCCGGATGGTCACCGGGGCCCTGGACGCCGACAGCGGGGCGGTGCGGGTGTTCGGCGTCGACCCCTCGGACCCCACCCACGGCGAGGACGTGCGGCGCCGGTGCGGCGTGGTGTCGGCCAAGCCCGCCCTCTACGACCGGCTCTCGGGCCGCGACAACCTGCGCTACGCGGCCGAGCTGTACGGCATGGGCTGGTCGGCGGCCACCCGCCAGCGGGTGGTGGAGGCCGCCACCCGCTTCGGCATCCAGGGCAGCCTGGACGCCCAGGTGGGCGGTTACTCCACCGGCATGAAGACCCGACTGGCCCTGGCCCGCTCCGTGCTCCACCGGCCCGACCTGCTGCTCTTCGACGAGCCCACCTCGGGCCTCGACCCCGAGTCCAGCCAGGCCGTGCTCCGGATGATCAAGGAGATGGCCGAGGACGGCACGACGATCATCATGTGCACCCACCTGCTGCTGGAGGCCGAGGGGCTGGCCGAGCAGGTCGTGGTCATCGAGGGTGGCCTCGACATCGCCTCCGGCCCCCCCGACGAGCTGATGCGGCGCTACTGGCCCGACGACTCGGTGCGGCTGGGGGCCGAGGACCCGGCCGCCATGGCCGGCCTGGCCGAGCTGCCCGGCGTGCGCCGGGTGACGCCGGTGCCGGGGGCCGGCCACGAGGTCGACGTGGACGTCGACGACCTGCGCCGGGTGCCCGAGATCGTGGTCGCCCTCACCACCCGGGGGGCCCGCCTGACCAGGGTCACCCCCCACCAGCGATCGTTGGAGGAGCTGTACTTCGCGGTCCGGCGCCCCCACCTGGCCACCACGCCGTCGCCCTCCGACGGGCTGGCCCCCGAGGGCCTCCCCGTGGCGCCAGACGTCGTCCGCCCCGAGAGCGAGCCCCAGGAGGCCGGGATCTCATGA
- a CDS encoding ABC transporter permease subunit: MSWHRVRVVVRTELKQLAQARDFWGPMVILGSLFFVVIPTVLFLTITRIGDVDVVNKVSKAVDVLPKGAQQSIPDVAASGRTSYALAVFLLAPVAIVVPLTISTAVGAASLVGERERGTGEFLAHSPAATREIYLGKVLASIIPGYLTTVVGFGAYSLVVNLLVGPEVGGWFFPTPQWWVLVLWVLPPFLAITLSIVLRLSARVRSTAAAQQASGLVTLPLIGLAYAQASGSLFGATSLGWYIGAVAWVIALASLARGMSTIKRARLLGVADGV, encoded by the coding sequence ATGAGCTGGCACCGTGTGCGCGTCGTGGTCCGGACCGAGCTCAAGCAGCTGGCCCAGGCCCGGGACTTCTGGGGGCCGATGGTGATCCTCGGCAGCCTGTTCTTCGTGGTCATCCCGACCGTCCTGTTCCTGACCATCACCCGCATCGGGGACGTGGACGTGGTCAACAAGGTGTCCAAGGCGGTGGACGTGCTGCCCAAGGGGGCCCAGCAGTCCATCCCCGACGTGGCCGCCAGCGGCCGCACCTCCTACGCCCTGGCCGTGTTCCTGCTGGCCCCGGTGGCCATCGTCGTCCCCCTCACCATCTCCACCGCGGTGGGGGCGGCCAGCCTGGTCGGCGAGCGGGAGCGGGGCACCGGCGAGTTCCTGGCCCACTCCCCCGCCGCCACCCGGGAGATCTACCTGGGCAAGGTGCTGGCCAGCATCATCCCCGGCTACCTGACCACCGTGGTCGGCTTCGGCGCCTACTCCCTGGTGGTCAACCTGCTGGTGGGCCCCGAGGTGGGCGGCTGGTTCTTCCCCACCCCGCAGTGGTGGGTGCTGGTGCTGTGGGTGCTGCCGCCGTTCCTGGCCATCACCCTCTCCATCGTGCTGCGCCTGTCGGCCCGGGTGCGCTCCACCGCCGCCGCCCAGCAGGCCTCGGGGCTGGTCACGTTGCCCCTCATCGGCCTGGCCTACGCCCAGGCCAGCGGCTCCCTGTTCGGGGCGACCAGCCTGGGCTGGTACATCGGCGCCGTGGCCTGGGTCATCGCCCTCGCCTCCCTGGCCCGGGGCATGTCCACCATCAAGCGGGCCCGCCTGCTGGGCGTGGCCGACGGCGTCTGA
- a CDS encoding peroxiredoxin → MSEVAGVEPEGRASLHLGDEAPDFTLPGVEGGEPGTWTLSALRGQPVVLVFYPGDGTPVCTRQLVSYTDEIEAFAEVGARVLALSPQSVESHRAFAADNGGFAFPLLADEDKAVGHAYGIVGPLGFYRRSVFVIGLDGTIGWIHRAVAGLAFQPSDDIVGAIDRLTA, encoded by the coding sequence GTGAGCGAGGTGGCCGGGGTGGAGCCCGAGGGGCGGGCCAGCCTGCACCTGGGGGACGAGGCGCCCGACTTCACCCTGCCCGGGGTGGAGGGCGGGGAGCCGGGCACGTGGACCCTGTCGGCCCTGCGGGGCCAGCCGGTGGTCCTCGTCTTCTACCCGGGCGACGGGACGCCGGTGTGCACGCGGCAGCTGGTCAGCTACACCGACGAGATCGAGGCCTTCGCCGAGGTCGGGGCCCGGGTGCTGGCCCTCAGCCCGCAGTCGGTGGAGAGCCACCGGGCCTTCGCGGCCGACAACGGCGGCTTCGCCTTCCCCCTGCTGGCCGACGAGGACAAGGCCGTGGGCCACGCCTACGGCATCGTGGGCCCGCTGGGCTTCTACCGGCGCTCGGTGTTCGTCATCGGCCTCGACGGCACCATCGGCTGGATCCACCGGGCCGTGGCCGGCCTGGCCTTCCAGCCCTCCGACGACATCGTCGGGGCCATCGACCGGCTGACCGCCTGA
- a CDS encoding YebC/PmpR family DNA-binding transcriptional regulator, translating into MSGHSKWATIKHKKGAADAKRGKLFAKLIRQVEVAARQGGGDPESNPTLRTMFQKARDSSVPLDTIQRAVKRGTGELEGVIYEQITYEGYAPHGVAVLIEVLTDNRNRTGSEIRTTFNRAGGSMAEPGAVAWQFDRKGSILLDRAADEDELMLAALDAGAEDIADDGEAWRVTTPPSDLHAVRSALEEAGFAVESSDLAMVAANLVPLASAGDARSVLALIDALEDNDDVQAVHANFDIADDVFAALEVG; encoded by the coding sequence ATGTCCGGCCATTCCAAGTGGGCCACCATCAAGCACAAGAAGGGCGCCGCCGATGCCAAGCGGGGGAAGCTCTTCGCCAAGCTCATCCGCCAGGTCGAGGTGGCGGCCCGCCAGGGCGGCGGCGACCCCGAGTCCAACCCGACCCTGCGCACCATGTTCCAGAAGGCGCGGGACTCCTCGGTGCCGCTCGACACCATCCAGCGGGCGGTCAAGCGGGGCACCGGCGAGCTCGAGGGCGTCATCTACGAGCAGATCACCTACGAGGGCTACGCCCCCCACGGCGTGGCCGTGCTGATCGAGGTGCTCACCGACAACCGCAACCGGACCGGTTCGGAGATCCGCACCACGTTCAACCGGGCCGGTGGGTCGATGGCCGAGCCCGGGGCCGTGGCCTGGCAGTTCGACCGCAAGGGTTCGATCCTGCTCGACCGCGCCGCCGACGAGGACGAGCTGATGCTGGCCGCCCTGGACGCCGGGGCCGAGGACATCGCCGATGACGGCGAGGCCTGGCGGGTGACCACCCCGCCGTCGGACCTGCACGCGGTGCGCAGCGCCCTGGAGGAGGCCGGCTTCGCGGTGGAGTCCTCCGACCTGGCCATGGTGGCGGCCAACCTGGTGCCCCTGGCCTCGGCCGGCGACGCCAGATCGGTCCTGGCCCTCATCGACGCCCTGGAGGACAACGACGACGTGCAGGCCGTGCACGCCAACTTCGACATCGCCGACGACGTGTTCGCGGCGTTGGAGGTGGGGTGA
- the pdxT gene encoding pyridoxal 5'-phosphate synthase glutaminase subunit PdxT codes for MSPGVKVGVLALQGAVSHHVDALAALGAEPVAVRTAAELDTVDAVVLPGGESTTMSLLLASSGLHERLAERLADGLPALGTCAGMILLATEVVDGRPDQRSLGAIDVTVRRNAFGRQVDSFEADLDVTWDGAPLDGGPYHAVFIRAPIVEAAGPGVEILAAVDGRPVLARQGAVIVASFHPELTDDLRLHHLFLTSL; via the coding sequence GTGAGCCCGGGGGTGAAGGTCGGCGTCCTGGCCCTGCAGGGCGCGGTGTCCCACCACGTCGACGCCCTGGCCGCCCTGGGGGCCGAGCCCGTTGCCGTCCGCACCGCCGCGGAGCTGGACACGGTCGACGCCGTGGTCCTGCCGGGCGGCGAGTCGACGACCATGTCGCTGCTGCTGGCCTCCAGCGGCCTGCACGAGCGCCTGGCCGAGCGGTTGGCCGACGGCCTGCCGGCCCTGGGCACCTGCGCGGGGATGATCCTGCTGGCCACCGAGGTGGTCGACGGCCGCCCCGACCAGCGCAGCCTGGGGGCCATCGACGTCACCGTGCGGCGCAACGCCTTCGGCCGCCAGGTGGACTCCTTCGAGGCCGACCTGGACGTCACGTGGGACGGCGCCCCCCTGGACGGCGGCCCGTACCACGCCGTGTTCATCCGGGCCCCGATCGTCGAGGCGGCCGGCCCCGGGGTCGAGATCCTGGCCGCGGTGGACGGTCGGCCCGTCCTGGCCCGACAGGGGGCGGTGATCGTGGCATCGTTCCACCCGGAGCTGACCGACGACCTGCGCCTCCACCACCTCTTCCTGACCAGCCTCTAG
- the pdxS gene encoding pyridoxal 5'-phosphate synthase lyase subunit PdxS, with product MPESPTTASTPPETGTFRVKRGLAEMLRGGVIMDVVDPEQAKVAEDAGAVAVMALERVPSDIRRDGGVARMSDPEMIEGIKAAVTIPVMAKARIGHFVEAQILEALGVDFVDESEVLTPADETHHIDKWAFTVPFVCGATNLGEALRRISEGACMIRSKGEAGTGNIVEAVRHLRTILGDIRKLTQADGAEQFEWAKRLQAPLPLVQEVASVGRLPVPLFCAGGIATPADAALVMQLGAEATFVGSGIFKSDDPARRAKAVVEATTHFGDPAILAKVSRGLGAAMPGLEVGALETTFADRGW from the coding sequence ATGCCCGAGAGCCCCACGACTGCCTCCACCCCGCCCGAGACCGGGACGTTCCGGGTGAAGCGCGGCCTGGCCGAGATGCTCCGGGGCGGCGTGATCATGGACGTGGTCGACCCCGAGCAGGCCAAGGTGGCCGAGGACGCCGGCGCGGTGGCGGTCATGGCCCTGGAGCGGGTGCCGTCCGACATCCGCCGGGACGGCGGCGTGGCCCGCATGAGCGACCCGGAGATGATCGAGGGCATCAAGGCCGCGGTCACCATCCCGGTCATGGCCAAGGCCCGCATCGGCCACTTCGTCGAGGCCCAGATCCTCGAGGCCCTGGGCGTCGACTTCGTGGACGAGTCCGAGGTCCTGACCCCGGCGGACGAGACCCACCACATCGACAAGTGGGCCTTCACCGTCCCCTTCGTGTGCGGGGCCACGAACCTGGGCGAGGCCCTGCGGCGCATCTCCGAGGGGGCCTGCATGATCCGCTCCAAGGGCGAGGCCGGCACCGGCAACATCGTCGAGGCCGTCCGGCACCTGCGCACCATCCTGGGCGACATCCGCAAGCTCACCCAGGCCGACGGGGCCGAGCAGTTCGAGTGGGCCAAGCGGCTCCAGGCCCCCCTGCCCCTGGTCCAGGAGGTGGCGTCGGTCGGCCGCCTCCCCGTCCCCCTGTTCTGCGCCGGGGGCATCGCCACCCCGGCGGATGCCGCCCTGGTCATGCAGCTGGGGGCCGAGGCCACGTTCGTGGGCTCGGGCATCTTCAAGTCCGACGACCCGGCCCGCCGGGCCAAGGCCGTGGTCGAGGCCACCACCCACTTCGGCGACCCGGCCATCCTGGCCAAGGTGTCCCGGGGCCTGGGAGCGGCCATGCCCGGCCTGGAGGTCGGCGCCCTGGAGACCACCTTCGCCGACCGGGGCTGGTGA
- a CDS encoding YbaN family protein: MPPAPNRASRAAWTALGFVGVGVGTLGVVLPGLPTVGPFVFAAWCFSKSSPRFERWVLDLPGVGPMVRDHRAGLGMPRRAKVLAGAMIVVACSLSIALGVDRLAVRLAIAAAGAVGVAWIAWRVPTREAVLARRGAGEGL, translated from the coding sequence GTGCCCCCGGCCCCGAACCGCGCCTCCCGGGCGGCGTGGACGGCGCTCGGCTTCGTGGGGGTGGGGGTCGGCACCCTGGGCGTGGTGCTGCCCGGGCTGCCCACCGTCGGCCCCTTCGTGTTCGCGGCGTGGTGCTTCTCCAAGTCCAGCCCCCGCTTCGAGCGGTGGGTCCTGGACCTGCCCGGCGTGGGCCCCATGGTGCGTGACCACCGGGCCGGCCTGGGCATGCCCCGGCGGGCCAAGGTGCTGGCCGGCGCCATGATCGTGGTGGCCTGCTCGCTGAGCATCGCCCTGGGCGTGGACCGCCTGGCCGTGCGCCTGGCCATCGCCGCCGCCGGGGCGGTGGGGGTGGCCTGGATCGCCTGGCGGGTGCCCACCCGGGAGGCCGTCCTGGCCCGCCGGGGCGCCGGCGAGGGCCTCTGA
- a CDS encoding M48 family metalloprotease, with the protein MYQHLVRTTRRSALLLGASALLLAVAVVAIPAWLVGLGPVGVVVAVAVVGAAAFALWWTAERVALSASRARPADPGEHARLHNLVEGLCVASGLPKPDLYVVDDEAPNALALGRSPQRAAIVVTTGLLATMTRVELEAVLAHELSHIKHDDVQVATLAVTAPPLRRVVDRDRHALADIAAVEVTRYPPALVSALEKLRDAAAVVQVSSPAIAHLWIESPTARPEGGDGRSDTHPPIEDRIATLREL; encoded by the coding sequence GTGTACCAGCACCTCGTCCGCACCACGCGCCGCTCCGCCCTGCTGCTCGGCGCATCCGCCCTGCTGCTGGCGGTGGCGGTGGTGGCCATCCCGGCCTGGCTGGTCGGCCTGGGCCCGGTGGGCGTCGTCGTGGCCGTGGCGGTGGTCGGGGCGGCGGCCTTCGCTCTGTGGTGGACCGCGGAGCGGGTGGCCCTGTCGGCCAGCCGGGCCCGGCCCGCGGATCCGGGGGAGCACGCCCGGCTCCACAACCTGGTCGAAGGGCTGTGCGTGGCCAGCGGCCTGCCCAAGCCGGATCTCTACGTCGTCGACGACGAGGCCCCCAACGCACTGGCCCTGGGGCGCTCCCCGCAGCGCGCCGCCATCGTGGTCACCACCGGCCTGCTGGCGACGATGACCCGGGTCGAGCTGGAGGCGGTGCTGGCCCACGAGCTGAGCCACATCAAGCACGACGACGTGCAGGTGGCCACCCTGGCCGTCACCGCGCCGCCGCTGCGCCGGGTGGTGGACCGGGACCGCCACGCCCTGGCCGACATCGCCGCGGTGGAGGTGACCCGGTACCCGCCGGCCCTCGTCTCGGCCCTGGAGAAGCTGCGGGACGCCGCCGCCGTGGTCCAGGTCTCGTCGCCGGCCATCGCCCACCTGTGGATCGAGTCGCCCACGGCCCGGCCCGAGGGCGGGGACGGCCGGTCCGACACCCACCCGCCCATCGAGGACCGCATCGCCACCCTCCGGGAGCTGTGA